One genomic region from Spirulina subsalsa PCC 9445 encodes:
- a CDS encoding pyridoxal phosphate-dependent aminotransferase, with protein MKLASRVAQVPPSVTLAISAKAKAMKAEGLDVCSFSAGEPDFDTPVHVKEAAKKALDEGKTRYGPVAGEPKLREAIARKLQQDNQLNYEAQNVIVTNGGKYSLFNLILALIEPGDEVIIPAPYWLSYPEMVKLAGGTPVIVATDESSGYKITPEQLKAATTSKTKLFVLNSPSNPTGCVYTPDEIRALAAMVVELDIWVVSDEIYEKILYDGATHLSIGAVSPESFARTIISNGFAKSYAMTGWRIGYAAGPMEIIKAMNTIQSHSTSNVCTFAQYGAIAAIEGSQEQVTQMVKAFDERRKYILEQIGSMPKLSCPTPEGAFYVFVNIGQTGLSSVDFCSKLLEAHQVAVIPGAAFGADDCIRISYATDMESIAKGLDRIRQFVETV; from the coding sequence GTGAAACTAGCCTCACGAGTCGCCCAAGTCCCGCCTTCTGTCACCCTAGCCATATCTGCGAAGGCTAAAGCTATGAAGGCCGAAGGACTAGATGTCTGTAGCTTTAGCGCCGGAGAACCGGATTTTGATACCCCCGTTCATGTCAAGGAAGCCGCGAAAAAGGCTCTAGACGAAGGGAAAACCCGCTATGGCCCGGTGGCGGGGGAGCCGAAACTCCGGGAAGCCATTGCCCGCAAACTGCAACAAGACAATCAACTGAACTACGAAGCGCAAAACGTGATTGTCACCAATGGGGGGAAATATTCCCTCTTTAACTTGATTTTGGCGCTCATTGAGCCGGGGGATGAGGTGATTATTCCCGCTCCCTATTGGCTGAGTTATCCAGAGATGGTCAAGTTGGCCGGGGGAACTCCGGTCATTGTGGCGACGGATGAAAGCAGTGGCTACAAAATCACGCCAGAACAGCTTAAGGCCGCGACTACCTCTAAAACGAAGTTATTTGTTCTCAATTCTCCCTCTAATCCCACAGGCTGCGTTTATACCCCCGACGAAATCCGCGCTTTGGCGGCGATGGTGGTGGAATTAGATATCTGGGTAGTTTCCGATGAGATTTACGAGAAAATCCTCTATGACGGAGCCACCCATTTAAGTATTGGGGCCGTCAGTCCAGAAAGTTTTGCCCGGACGATTATTAGTAATGGTTTCGCCAAAAGCTACGCGATGACGGGGTGGCGGATTGGTTACGCGGCAGGTCCGATGGAAATTATTAAGGCCATGAACACGATTCAAAGCCACAGTACATCAAATGTCTGTACCTTTGCTCAGTATGGGGCGATCGCGGCCATAGAAGGCAGTCAGGAACAAGTGACCCAGATGGTCAAGGCCTTTGATGAGCGTCGGAAGTACATCTTAGAACAGATTGGGTCGATGCCTAAACTGAGTTGTCCCACTCCGGAGGGGGCGTTTTATGTGTTTGTGAACATTGGTCAAACGGGTTTATCGTCGGTTGATTTTTGTAGCAAGTTGTTAGAAGCCCATCAAGTGGCGGTCATTCCGGGGGCTGCTTTTGGGGCGGATGATTGTATTCGGATTTCCTATGCTACGGATATGGAATCCATTGCTAAGGGATTAGACCGGATTCGTCAGTTTGTGGAGACGGTTTAA
- the uvrB gene encoding excinuclease ABC subunit UvrB, whose product MAQFHLQAPFTPTGDQPTAIAQLTDLLHQGNRLQTLLGATGTGKTFTIASVIANLGKPTLVLAHNKTLAAQLCNELRQFFPENAVEYFISYYDYYQPEAYLPVSDTYIEKTASINDEIDMLRHSATRSLFEREDVIVVASISCIYGLGMPAEYLKAAIPLRVGEECDQRQLLRDLVSVQYSRNDTELKRSNFRLKGDVLEIVPAYEDRVIRLEFFGDEIDGIRYLDPLTGEILQSLSAVNIYPARHFVTPDEQLESACQDIEIELNEQLEVLQKAGKLLEAQRLEQRTRYDLEMLRQVGYCNGVENYSRHLAGRNAGDPPECLVDYFPKDWLLIIDESHVTVPQIRGMYNGDQARKKVLIDHGFRLPSAADNRPLKADEFWVKVNQCIFVSATPGDWEIEQSGEAIVEQIIRPTGVIDPEIFVRPTEGQVDDLYEEIQERVKRQERVLITTLTKRMAEDLTEYFQEHNIRVRYLHSEIQSIQRIEILQGLREGEFDVLIGVNLLREGLDLPEVSLVVIMDADKEGFLRAERSLIQTIGRAARHVRGQAILYADNLTNSMIRAIDETERRRGIQLAYNKRHNITPQPIQKRSPNTILAFLDISRRLNRQELEQIYESQADLPLEQIPTLIEQLELQMKEAAQKLEFEEAAKYRDRIQKLRDRLLGHV is encoded by the coding sequence ATGGCGCAATTCCACCTCCAGGCACCCTTTACACCGACGGGAGATCAACCGACGGCGATCGCACAACTGACGGATTTACTCCACCAAGGCAACCGTCTACAAACCCTCCTCGGAGCAACTGGGACGGGAAAAACCTTTACCATTGCCAGTGTCATCGCCAATCTCGGCAAACCTACCCTCGTCCTTGCTCATAATAAAACCTTAGCGGCGCAATTGTGCAACGAGTTACGACAATTTTTCCCCGAAAATGCCGTTGAGTACTTTATTAGTTATTACGACTATTATCAACCGGAAGCCTATCTTCCAGTCAGTGATACCTACATCGAGAAAACCGCCTCGATTAACGATGAAATTGATATGTTACGCCACTCCGCCACCCGTTCCCTTTTTGAACGGGAGGATGTGATTGTAGTAGCTTCTATTAGTTGTATTTACGGCCTAGGAATGCCTGCGGAATACCTCAAAGCAGCCATTCCCTTACGAGTCGGAGAAGAATGTGATCAACGGCAATTATTACGGGATTTAGTCTCCGTGCAGTATAGCCGCAATGACACCGAATTAAAGCGCAGCAATTTCCGTCTCAAGGGAGATGTTTTAGAAATTGTCCCCGCCTATGAAGATCGGGTCATTCGCCTTGAGTTTTTTGGCGACGAAATCGACGGAATTCGTTATCTAGATCCCCTCACCGGAGAAATTTTACAAAGTCTCTCGGCTGTTAATATTTACCCCGCCCGCCACTTTGTGACTCCTGATGAGCAGTTAGAGTCCGCTTGTCAAGACATTGAAATAGAACTTAACGAACAACTAGAAGTCCTACAAAAAGCCGGAAAATTATTAGAAGCTCAACGCCTAGAACAGCGCACCCGCTACGATTTGGAGATGTTGCGTCAAGTGGGCTACTGTAACGGGGTTGAAAATTATTCGCGCCATTTAGCCGGACGAAATGCCGGAGATCCGCCGGAATGTTTAGTCGATTATTTTCCTAAAGATTGGCTATTAATTATTGATGAATCCCATGTTACTGTTCCCCAAATTCGGGGGATGTACAATGGAGATCAAGCCCGGAAAAAGGTACTGATTGATCATGGGTTTCGTTTACCCAGTGCGGCGGATAATCGCCCCTTAAAAGCTGATGAATTTTGGGTCAAAGTGAATCAATGTATTTTTGTTTCCGCGACTCCGGGAGATTGGGAAATTGAACAGTCTGGGGAAGCCATTGTAGAACAAATTATCCGACCGACGGGGGTTATTGATCCAGAAATCTTTGTGCGCCCCACTGAGGGACAGGTAGATGATTTATATGAGGAAATTCAGGAGCGAGTTAAACGACAGGAGCGGGTATTAATTACGACCCTCACTAAACGCATGGCGGAGGATTTAACGGAATATTTTCAAGAGCATAATATTCGGGTGCGTTATCTCCATTCTGAGATTCAATCCATCCAACGCATTGAGATTTTACAGGGACTCCGAGAGGGGGAGTTTGATGTGTTAATTGGGGTGAATTTGTTGCGGGAAGGGTTAGACTTGCCGGAAGTGTCCTTAGTGGTGATTATGGACGCAGATAAAGAGGGATTTTTACGCGCTGAACGGTCTTTAATTCAAACCATTGGTCGGGCTGCCCGTCATGTGCGAGGCCAGGCCATTTTATACGCGGATAACCTCACAAATAGCATGATTCGGGCCATTGACGAAACTGAACGCCGTCGGGGGATTCAACTGGCCTACAATAAACGGCACAATATTACACCCCAACCGATTCAAAAGCGATCGCCTAACACCATTCTGGCCTTTCTCGACATTTCCCGTCGTCTCAATCGTCAGGAATTAGAGCAGATTTATGAATCTCAGGCCGATTTGCCCTTAGAGCAGATTCCGACGTTGATTGAGCAGTTGGAACTCCAAATGAAAGAGGCTGCGCAAAAGCTGGAATTTGAGGAAGCGGCAAAATATCGCGATCGCATCCAAAAATTACGCGATCGCCTCTTAGGTCATGTTTAG
- a CDS encoding thioredoxin family protein, producing the protein MVRTASTMLPLGTAAPDFQLLDVVSGNQISLASFAKKKALLVMFICRHCPFVKHIQEELARLGKDYQDSALGLVAINSNDVANYPDDAPDRLKDMAQTLEFTFPMGYDETQEVAKAYTAACTPDFFLFDGDRKLVYRGQLDDSRPGNDLPVNGKDLRAAIDALLADQPLPPDQKPSIGCNIKWKPGNEPPYFGA; encoded by the coding sequence ATGGTGCGCACCGCTTCAACGATGTTACCTCTGGGAACAGCTGCCCCAGATTTTCAACTATTGGATGTGGTATCCGGGAATCAGATTTCTTTAGCCAGCTTTGCGAAGAAAAAAGCGCTGTTGGTGATGTTTATTTGTCGTCACTGCCCTTTTGTCAAGCATATTCAAGAAGAATTAGCCCGTTTGGGAAAAGATTATCAGGACAGTGCGTTAGGTCTGGTGGCGATTAATTCCAATGATGTGGCAAACTACCCAGACGATGCCCCAGACCGCTTAAAGGACATGGCCCAGACGTTAGAGTTCACTTTTCCGATGGGCTATGATGAGACGCAGGAGGTAGCTAAGGCCTATACTGCGGCTTGTACTCCGGATTTTTTCTTGTTTGATGGCGATCGCAAATTGGTTTATCGCGGCCAGTTAGATGATAGTCGTCCGGGGAATGATCTCCCAGTCAATGGCAAAGACCTACGCGCTGCCATTGATGCCCTTTTAGCCGACCAACCCCTTCCCCCTGACCAGAAACCCAGTATTGGCTGTAATATCAAGTGGAAACCGGGCAATGAACCTCCCTATTTCGGCGCTTAA
- a CDS encoding RNA-guided endonuclease InsQ/TnpB family protein, which translates to MLNLNYCYRIYPDASQEKELLDWLEICRGVYNYALAERKEWINSRKCQVNACSLHSEYIIPADQPFPDYYKQKKALTQAKQQYPELKRVQSQVLQEVMGRLDKAFNFFWKRSFGFPRFKKYGQFRSINFPQFRENPVTGYQLRLPKLGSVVINLHRPIPDGFVVKQVQIVKKASGWYAVLYIQSDVNIPSPKPEGTSLGIDLGLEKFMATSQGELIARPKFFVELQSQLKWLQRRLSKKQKGSKNWHKAREKVAKLHEHIYNTRKNFHYQVAHHLCDQADIIFAEDLNVKAMSRGMLCKHTLDAGFGGFLEVLKHVAWKRDVYFEKVDANFTSQICPSCGVVTGKKDLSQRVHKCSHCGFVTDRDVAAAMVVEQRGLAALGLGVKLPVEEEVIATQRFATQRFAFAKRHEVNANGDVPKKTSRASRRSRKAS; encoded by the coding sequence GTGTTAAACCTCAACTATTGCTACAGAATTTATCCAGATGCCAGTCAAGAAAAAGAATTACTTGACTGGCTAGAAATCTGTCGAGGTGTATATAATTATGCCTTGGCAGAACGAAAAGAGTGGATAAATTCTCGCAAGTGTCAGGTTAACGCTTGTAGCCTCCATTCTGAGTACATTATACCTGCGGATCAACCTTTTCCCGACTATTATAAACAGAAAAAAGCTTTAACTCAAGCCAAACAGCAATACCCAGAACTAAAACGGGTTCAGTCTCAGGTCTTGCAAGAGGTTATGGGGCGTTTAGACAAAGCGTTTAACTTTTTCTGGAAAAGAAGTTTTGGTTTTCCTAGGTTTAAGAAATACGGTCAGTTTCGGTCGATTAACTTTCCTCAATTCAGGGAAAACCCTGTAACTGGATATCAATTGAGACTCCCTAAGCTAGGCTCTGTGGTCATTAATCTACACAGACCTATACCGGATGGATTTGTAGTTAAACAAGTTCAGATCGTTAAAAAAGCTTCGGGTTGGTATGCTGTCCTTTATATTCAGTCGGATGTTAATATTCCTTCTCCAAAACCTGAAGGGACATCTCTAGGGATTGATTTGGGACTTGAGAAGTTTATGGCAACATCTCAGGGGGAATTAATAGCTAGACCTAAGTTTTTCGTGGAGCTTCAAAGTCAGCTTAAATGGCTACAAAGAAGATTATCAAAGAAACAGAAAGGGTCAAAAAACTGGCATAAAGCCCGGGAAAAAGTAGCTAAACTTCATGAACATATTTACAACACTCGCAAAAACTTTCATTATCAAGTCGCTCATCATCTTTGTGACCAAGCCGATATCATTTTTGCCGAAGATTTAAACGTCAAGGCCATGTCTAGAGGGATGTTGTGTAAGCATACTCTTGATGCTGGTTTTGGGGGGTTTCTAGAGGTATTAAAGCACGTGGCCTGGAAGCGAGATGTTTATTTCGAGAAAGTTGATGCTAATTTCACTAGCCAAATTTGTCCGAGTTGTGGTGTAGTGACTGGCAAGAAAGACTTGTCTCAACGAGTGCATAAATGTTCTCATTGTGGGTTTGTAACGGATAGGGACGTTGCTGCGGCGATGGTTGTTGAGCAACGTGGACTTGCAGCCCTTGGACTGGGGGTAAAGCTGCCTGTAGAGGAAGAGGTTATTGCTACGCAACGCTTTGCTACGCAACGCTTCGCGTTCGCGAAGCGTCACGAAGTGAACGCGAACGGGGATGTCCCTAAAAAGACATCTAGAGCCTCCCGTAGAAGCAGGAAAGCCTCATAG